The proteins below come from a single Procambarus clarkii isolate CNS0578487 chromosome 26, FALCON_Pclarkii_2.0, whole genome shotgun sequence genomic window:
- the LOC123764538 gene encoding monocarboxylate transporter 12-B, which yields MSVDRHSGMRVREWRPWVRYGPVESDARTRTRAQEASNHSHDAGQPEAQDLTRADCGQRPASVPDGGWGWLVVAGSFLIMMLVPLLGPCFGVLFSRFLLQEGSSSTTTAWIFNVQCFVWNMMGLVVRPLAKEFGWRNIAIKGVLLTSVSVIMSAFTPSAEFLFFSFSLLSGKFPAEW from the exons ATGAGTGTTGACCGCCACTCAGGAATGAGAGTGCGTGAGTGGCGACCATGGGTGCGCTATGGCCCAGTGGAGAGTGATGCACGCACTCGCACGCGCGCCCAGGAAGCCTCGAACCATTCCCACGATGCTGGTCAACCGGAAGCCCAAGACCTGACCCGGGCTGACTGTGGCCAGCGGCCGGCCAGCGTCCCCGACGGTggctggggctggctggtggtggctggcagcttCCTCATTATG ATGTTGGTGCCGCTGCTGGGTCCCTGCTTCGGGgtgctgttctcccgcttcctgctGCAGGAGGgcagctcctccaccaccaccgcctggaTCTTCAACGTCCAGTGCTTCGTCTGGAACATGATGGGCCTCGTCGTCAGGCCGCTGGCCAAGGAGTTCGGGTGGAGGAACATCGCCATCAAGGGCGTCCTCCTCACGTCCGTCTCTGTCATCATGTCAGCCTTCACGCCCTCAGCGGAGTTcctcttcttctccttctccctGCTGAGTGGTAAGTTCCCTGCTGAGTGGTAA